The sequence TCCACGCCGGCGGTCGGCTCGTCCATCACGAACGCGTCGGGCTCGCCCGCGAGGGCGCGGGCGATGAGCACCCGCTGCTGCTGGCCGCCCGACAGCAGATGCGCCGAGTCGCGGGCCCGCCCGGCGAGCCCGACCGTCTCCAGGGCGCGTTCGACGACGGCGCGGTCGGCCGCCCGGTCGGCGAGCGGCGCCGGCCGCCAGCGCGACCGCCGGGCCACCCGGCCGGACGCCACGACCTCGCGGACCGTCGCCGGCACTCCGCCGCCCATCGGCAGCCGCTGCGGGACGTACCCGATCCGCCGCCAGTCGCGGAACCGCGCGGGCGGCTCGCCGAAGATCTCCGTCCGGCCGGCGGCCAGCGGGACGAGCCCGAGCAGCGCCTTGACGAGCGTGGACTTGCCCGCCCCGTTCGGCCCGAGGACGGCGAGCACGTCCCCCGCCTGCACCCGCAGGTCGACGTCGGCGAGCACCGCGCGGCCGTCCCGCCGGACGAGGCCGCCGGTCATCGCGAACGGCGGGGCGGTGGTCTCGTTCATGAGCACTCCAGCGCGGGCCGCAGGGTCCGCAGGTTCTCTCGCATGATCGTCATGTAGTCGCCGGACGCCCCGCCCGCCACGCCCTCGGCCGGGTCGAGGACGGCCGTCCGCACGCCCGCCTCGCGCGCCAGGCTGCCGGCCACCTTCGAACTGGCCAGGGTCTCGGTGAAGACCGTCGTCGCGCCGGTGGAGGAGACGAGCCGCGCCAGCCCCGCCAGCCGTTTCGGGGACGGCTCCCCGGACGGGTCCACGCCGGCGACCGGGATCTGCCGGAGCCGGTAGCGGTCCGCGAGGTAGCCGAACGCGGCGTGCGCGGTCACGATCTCCCGGCGCGCGCAGGAGCGCAGGCCGTCCTGGAACTCGCGGTCGAGGCCGGTCAGC is a genomic window of Actinomadura citrea containing:
- a CDS encoding metal ABC transporter ATP-binding protein; translation: MNETTAPPFAMTGGLVRRDGRAVLADVDLRVQAGDVLAVLGPNGAGKSTLVKALLGLVPLAAGRTEIFGEPPARFRDWRRIGYVPQRLPMGGGVPATVREVVASGRVARRSRWRPAPLADRAADRAVVERALETVGLAGRARDSAHLLSGGQQQRVLIARALAGEPDAFVMDEPTAGVDAGSQAALASALYELARAGRTVVLVAHELGPMEPLVTRTIELGHGRVVRETARKPLERPA